Proteins from one Gossypium raimondii isolate GPD5lz chromosome 8, ASM2569854v1, whole genome shotgun sequence genomic window:
- the LOC105791124 gene encoding plastidial pyruvate kinase 4, chloroplastic: MTTSIFTNHKATPIRHAIHSADVFSRRRKFSHLPCKLNVKQSVETVQLWAKIKNTRTTTTTAFATPNENDEGERSGSHACSGEQVFVRLENNYSSNDLDEEAAGSLPESGSGVFQMAEHSVNLASLLDKLKALHLHVLASEQWNASRLKLCHNNYVESAKNLIHYLALKCLDIEPLKYDLALISLLNLEMVNSSVLASLTTCIELLENLQLNSSITGKDVSAGTSTQGKLYHQTNGNFTINTMRMKACLNRELLLGPLQGSRCTHIMTTIGEEALECETLIADLIKAGTSIIRINCAHGSPESWSEIIRRVKRSSQMLEAPCRILMDLAGPKLRTDNLKPGPCVVKVSAKKNATGKVIFPAQVWLSHKGAGAPPPHLSPDAVLFIDDENFFTVVKVGDTLRFFDARGKKRMLKISRVFHVFSGTGFMAECTRTAYVSSGTELYIKRKKDRLPVGQVVDVPPRESSIRLRVGDLLIISRDSTCGEDNSYGHASGAYRITCSSGYLFDAVKPGERIAFDDGKIWGVIKGTTISEIVVSITHAGLRGTKLGSQKSINIPDSNIRFKGVTSKDLVDLEFVKSHADMVGVSFIRDTRDIIVLRQELEERKLQNLGIVLKIETKSGFEKLPLLLLEAMKSSNPLGVMIARGDLAVECGWERLADIQEEILSFCSAAHIPVIWATQVLESLVKSRVPTRAEITDAASGRKASCVMLNKGRHIVEAISTLDNILNSNSRQMKAEVKSLVPSSHLV; the protein is encoded by the exons ATGACGACTTCTATTTTCACAAATCATAAGGCTACACCTATACGCCAT GCCATCCACTCCGCTGATGTATTTAGCCGGAGGAGGAAGTTTTCGCATCTGCCTTGCAAACTTAATGTGAAGCAGTCAGTGGAAACTGTCCAATTATGGGCAAAAATTAAGAACACTCGCACTACCACGACTACAGCTTTTGCTACTCCAAACGAAAATGATGAAGGTGAAAGAAGCGGTTCGCATGCTTGTTCCGGTGAGCAAGTGTTTGTGCgtttggaaaataattatagTTCCAATGATCTGGATGAGGAAGCTGCTGGTTCTCTTCCGGAGTCGGGTTCAGGAGTCTTTCAGATGGCCGAGCACTCGGTAAATCTGGCAAGCCTCCTGGACAAATTGAAGGCTTTACATTTGCATGTATTAGCGTCAGAGCAGTGGAATGCATCTAGGCTGAAATTATGTCACAA CAATTACGTGGAGAGTGCAAAAAACTTAATCCATTATTTGGCTTTGAAATGTCTTGACATTGAGCCACTCAAATACGATCTAGCTTTGATCAGTCTGCTGAATTTGGAGATGGTCAATTCATCTGTCCTTGCAAGTCTTACCACATGCATTGAACTGTTGGAGAACCTACAGTTGAACTCTTCAATAACTGGCAAAGATGTTAGTGCCGGAACTTCCACTCAGGGAAAGCTATATCATCAAACGAATGGGAATTTCACAATAAACACGATGAGAATGAAGGCATGTTTGAACCGAGAGTTATTATTGGGACCACTTCAAGGTAGTAGGTGTACACATATCATGACAACCATTGGAGAAGAAGCTCTTGAGTGTGAAACACTAATAGCTGATCTTATAAAGGCTGGGACCTCAATAATTCGAATAAATTGTGCTCATGGAAGTCCTGAAAGCTGGAGTGAGATAATCAGAAGAGTAAAAAGGAGTTCTCAAATGCTGGAGGCCCCATGTCGAATTCTTATGGATTTAGCTGGTCCAAAACTTCGTACAGATAATCTAAAGCCTGGTCCATGTGTTGTAAAAGTATCCGCCAAGAAAAATGCTACTGGAAAGGTGATTTTTCCTGCACAAGTTTGGCTTTCTCATAAAGGAGCTGGTGCTCCTCCTCCTCATCTTTCTCCTGATGCTGTTCTGTTCATAGATGACGAAAACTTTTTTACTGTAGTTAAAGTAGGTGATACTTTGAGGTTCTTTGATGCTAGAGGTAAGAAAAGGATGCTAAAGATTTCCAGAGTCTTTCATGTTTTTTCTGGTACTGGCTTTATGGCGGAGTGTACTAGAACTGCTTATGTTAGTTCTGGAACAGAATTATATATTAAGAGGAAGAAAGACAGATTACCTGTTGGACAAGTAGTAGATGTCCCTCCTAGAGAGTCGTCTATCAGACTAAGAGTTGGAGATTTACTAATTATTTCACGGGATAGTACATGTGGCGAGGATAATTCCTATGGGCACGCAAGTGGTGCTTATAGAATAACATGTTCATCGGGCTATCTCTTTGATGCAGTCAAACCTGGAGAGCGCATAGCTTTTGATGATGGAAAGATTTGGGGAGTCATAAAGGGAACTACTATTTCAGAGATTGTTGTCTCAATCACTCATGCTGGCCTAAGAGGGACTAAACTTGGATCCCAGAAGTCCATCAACATCCCAGACAGCAATATTAGGTTCAAAGGTGTAACTTCAAAGGATCTAGTGGATCTTGAATTCGTTAAGTCTCATGCAGACATGGTGGGTGTTTCATTTATTAGAGATACTCGTGATATTATAGTGCTTCGCCAAGAACTGGAGGAAAGGAAACTTCAAAACCTGGggattgttttaaaaattgaaacaaaaagtGGGTTTGAAAAGTTGCCCCTCTTGCTTTTGGAAGCAATGAAATCTTCAAATCCTTTAGGGGTTATGATTGCCAGGGGAGATCTTGCTGTGGAGTGCGGGTGGGAAAGATTGGCTGATATACAAGAAGAGATATTATCTTTTTGTAGTGCTGCTCACATACCAGTTATTTGGGCAACTCAGGTCCTCGAATCACTCGTCAAATCCCGAGTTCCTACCAGAGCTGAGATTACTGATGCTGCAAGTGGAAGGAA GGCAAGCTGCGTTATGTTGAACAAAGGGCGACACATTGTAGAAGCTATTTCAACTCTAGATAATATCCTGAACTCGAACTCAAGACAGATGAAAGCTGAAGTTAAGTCACTTGTTCCATCCAGCCATCTTGTTTAG